The DNA sequence TTAAAGATTGGAGTTTTGGTTTTGATGGAATCATCTATAAATTTGAATTAAAAAAAGGAAATAATTATTCTTATAAACATTATTGGACACCTGCTTCCCAACAAACATTTGCTGAATCAAATACTATTAATTTCTTTATAAACAAAATAGACAAAATAATAAACTATCAAGAAAACAGAGAAAAGTTTATGAAAGAAGTTCCTTATTTCTCGTGGACAAGAGATGGTGTTTCCTGGAATGCTGTAAAAATTATAAATAAAGAGAATTATGATGAATATAAAAGATATAAAAAAATCAAAAAGAAACAATTAAGACGCAAACTGTAATGCTTCATAACATCATATTAGCAAATGCAAGTCAAAAGTCTAGACCTTTCCTTAACCTAATTTCAGTTTTATTAATTCTTTTGTCTTGCAATACAAAGAGAAACTTACAGGGAACTTATAGATCAAATAAAGCTGTACTAGGTTTCTTCGTCACTACGGTTGAATTAAATAATAACGATAAGTTTAATTATGAATTTTCTGGGGATCTTCAGCACACAGAACTTTCTGGAATGTATAAAGTAAAAGGTAATAGTCTATATTTAAAATTTAATAAGAACAAAAATGAACCAGAATCTACAAATGATTCATTAATAATATCCGATATACTATCGGGTAACTATCACAATTATGATTTAAAAAATGAAAGTGGTATCAACTACCATTTAAAATATAAAATACAAGGAAATAGGTTTTTTGCTTATAATGTTAAAACTGGCAAGCTTATAAAAAAATCAAAAATATATAGTGATCAAAAAAGGTTTTTATTTTTTGGCTCCAAATGGAAAAATAAAAAAAGTTACCTAAAAAAAATTAAATAAAAATGTCTTGACTACAACTGATATGATTCCAATATTTAATATACTAACCGCTTTATTTTCATAAAGCGGTTTTTTTCAATAAAATATTTTATCTTTGCAACTAAGATATCAACTAACTAAGCATTATGGAAATCACAGAAGATGTTATAAAACTGAGAAAATTAAGCCAGCAGTTTGCTTATACTTCGATCCAAATGCATGAAAGCATTGGCCGGAAAATCGGATTAACCGGTACTGATCATAAATACCTTGGTTTTTTAATTCAAAAAGGACCGATGACTGCAGGTGAGCTTGCTGTCATCACAGGATTAACAACAGGAGCGGTAACGGGGTTGATCGATAGATTTGAAGGAAAGAAATTGGTAAGCAGACAACCTGATAAGAACGACAGACGAAAGATAATCATCGTTCCTGATAATGTAAGAATATCTAAACTCATCATTCCTCAGTATCAAGATTTCCAGGACAATACAGATCAATTGTTTGCAACTTTTTCAAATGAAGAATTAAAAACTTTAGAAAAATATTTCCGAAATGCCATGGAAATCATGAATGCCAAAATTGAAAAAACAAACCAATAAATACTAATACAATGGAGAATAATAAAAATGACCATCCTTCTGATATTTTGGATAAGGGACCATTTTATCATGGAACAAAAGCAGATTTGCAAATCGGAGATTTGTTGACCGCTGGTTTCGGATCTAATTATTATCCTGAGATCATTATGAATCACATTTATTTTACCGCTTTAAAAAATGGTGCCGGACTTGCTGCTGCATTAGCACAAGGAGAAGGTCATGAGCGGATATACATTGTTGAGCCTACAGGAAGTTTTGAAAATGACCCTAATGTAACAGACAAAAAATTCCCTGGTAACCCTACCCGATCTTATCGCAGCGCACAGCCTCTAAAGATAGTTGGAGAAGTCACAGAGTGGATAAAACTGACAGACGAAGAACTTCAAAGATGGCGGGAAAATATTGCAAAATTGCGCGAAAACCCAAATGCTGAAATTATAAACTAATATTATTTGATCTTTGACTTCAAGACATTATTTAATTCCTTAATAACACCTGCTTTATCTTTCTTGATTTTTTTTCCCAATTCTTTCCGTGGACAATTGTCATTGTGTTTTGCTCCCCAATCCATGAGTTCGATGATAACAGGCAGAAGGTCAGCTCCCTTTTCTGTCAGGCTATAGATAAATTTTGATTTATTAAGCGGTGATACCTCTTTAACCAAAATCTTCTCGGCTTCCAGAATTCCCAGCCTATTAACAAGAATGTTTGAGGCTATCCGCTCTTCTGAATTTAAAAATTCACTGTAAGACATTTTACCTCTCAGCATAACATCCCTGATGATTAAAAGTGACCATTTATCTCCGAAAACATCAAGAGAACAACTGATTGGGCAATCTGATCTTTGTTTATCCATAAAAATAAGTTATTGCAATTTGCAATAACTTTTATATATTTGTTCTTGCATTATGCAAGAACAAATATAATCACAAAAAATTTAATATCATGGAAAATCAAGCAACTACAAGACAACTTCTTGAAGCGTATTACAAAGGTTTTGCAGAAAAAGCCAATTGGGAAAGTACAATAGCCGATGATTTTGAATACGTTGGTGGTGATATGAACAACACAACACCCGTTGTTGGCAAACAGGCCTATATTGAAATTATCAAAAGGTTCTCTCAACGATTTGAACGTATGAGCGTAAAACAAATGATTGTAGAGGATGATAAAGCCAGTGTGATTGGAAATTATGATTTTCAGTTTCCGAACGGCATTAAAATTAATGGGAATGTTTCTGAAAACTGGACGGTAAAAAATGGAAAGCTACAATCATTAACTTTATACTTTGACACACTAACTTTTATGGCGAATATGAAGCCATAACTACTATTATTTATCACCTGCATTTTTAAATAGAACAACAGATTTTTTTGCTATGAAATAAAAAAACCGCTCTACTTTTCAGGGCGGTTTTTTGCTATATTTATGGTGATTAAAACGAAGACATGACCGTAAAATTTGATACACTGATCCTCTATGTCCGAAACGTTGAATTGCTTAGAAAATTTTATACAGAAAATTTCAATTTAACTGTAGTGGAAGAAGATCCAACCTGGGCATTATTGAATGCAGGAGCTTTACAAATTGGCTTTCATAAAATCGGAGATCAGTATCTGAAAAATATAGAAGAGGGCTACCAGTTTGATAATAACACAAAAATGGTTTTTGAAATTGATGGGGATATCGAACTGGCCAGAAATGAATTCTTATTAAAAAACATTCCGATGAGAGAAATCAAAACATTTGAAAACTACAATTTTTGGCTTTGTGACGGAACAGACCCTGAAGGAAATGTCTTTCAGTTAAAAAGCAAAAAGATTTAGTGCTAATTATTTAATGATCCTTTTAATGAAAAAGATAGTTGCTATTTGTTGTATCGTTTTACTGTGGACCTATTTTTATTATCCTGTTTTCGACAGTGAAGGAATATCCTACCTGATTATTTTTTCATGCTTCGTGACCCTTTGTTTTTCAGTCGCAAAAATATATTCTGCCGATGATAAAGAGGATTATGACTCCGTTGAAAAAGAAGCTGACAGATTAGAGAAATTTGACGGACAATTCCAATATCTGGATAATGGGTTTTACAATAAACAGAAGAATCCAATAGAATTTATTAAGTGGGAAGAAATTGTCTCAGTACATTCATTCAGCATTCCTGTGGTAGGTGGCGAAAGGCAAACAGGCCTGGAAATAATCACTGATCAACAGCATTATGAATTTGATAGAAAAACCCCTGGAATTGAAAAATTAAAAAATCAACTTTACAATCATCTTTCAGATTGGGACTTAGATGCTCCAACCATCATTACCAATAATTACGGCCTTAAAAAAACAAAGTTATATGAGCGAAAGTTTTCAGCAAGAGATTGAAAAATAACAAAACTAAATGAACAAATATAAAACCCGATATCCTCGATCATCGGGTTTTTCATGTATATTTGAGGAGTACCATAATAACACTAATCACAAAAACAATCATGAAATACATTTTAAGCTTATTCTTATTACTATCCGTACTGTCCTGTGAAAACAAAGAAGAAAAGAAGCAAAGGGTTTTTAAGCAATTCGAAGAAGAGGCTAAAGCGTTGAAAAAAAATCAAATTGATTTATTTATCAATGCAACTCCAAAATATTTTTCAGCTAAAACAATTGATGGTCAAGTTTTCAATTCTCAGGATTATAAAGGTAAAAATCTGGTCATCTTTATTTATGACAAATCCTATCTGAAAAAGAGTGAATCTTATGACATGGCAGAAGAGTTTAATGCTTTATATACCGAATTTAAAAATGAAGCTTATTTTATTGGGATTATTGAAGGGTTCATAGAAAATGATAAACAACTGAAAGATTACATTAGTAATTCTAATGTCCAATTCGCACAGATTGACAATACTAAATCTTATGATAAATCAGAAAAATTAAATTACAATCTATTCTGCAGTCCTGCAAAAGTACTTATTGGCAGCAATGGAAAAGTAATCCATTCTTCCTGCGGTGGTGGGAATAATGCTGAAATTTCCCATAAACTTGACAGTATAAAAACGGCTTCTAAATAATTAATACAATCCAATCTTTAAAAAATGAAAAAAGTAATATTAGACTTAGCAACCACCTTAGACGGATTTATTGAAGGTCCCAACGGGGAAATCGATTGGTGTATCATGGATGATGATATGGATTTTGATGGTTTTCTTTCAAGCATTGACACTATTTTTTATGGAAGAGTGAGTTATGACGCGTGGGGAAATTATCAGCCTGATGAGAATGCCACTTTGGAAGAGCGAAACTTATGGAATGCTGTTCATTCAAAAAGTAAGTTTGTATTTTCAAGTCAACAAAGAGAAGATGAAAATGCAACTTTCATCAGTACGGATATGGTCAGAAAAGTCTCAGAAATAAAAAATCAGGAAGGAAAAGATATTTGGCTCTATGGTGGTGCCAGTCTTATTAAATCCTTTATTCAAAATAACTTAATTGATGTGTACAGAATCTCTGTTCATCCGATTGCTTTAGGGAGTGGAAAACCTCTTTTTGAAGATCTGAAAGATCGATTGCAATTAAAGCTTACTAAAACCAATGTTTTTAAATCCGGTGTCGTACAGCTTATTTATGAACCCGTAAAATAAAGCATATGCAAAACAACGAAAGAGTGTACAATATGTCCTTTGCCGGAGTTTATCCTCATTATATTACAAAAGCGGAAAAGAAAGGACGTACAGAAGAAGAAGTTCATGAAATTATTTTCTGGTTGACGGGTTATAATGAAAAAGACCTTCAGGAAATATTGAATAACAAAACCAATTTTAGAGATTTCTTTGAAAAGGCTCCTCAAATTAATCCCAATGTTTCTTTGATAAAAGGTGTCATTTGCGGGTATCGTGTGGAGGAAATTGAAGATGAATTAATGAGAAATATCCGCTATCTGGATAAGCTCATTGACGAACTGGCGAAAGGAAAACCGATGGACAAAATCTTAAGAAAATAAAATATTCTAAAATTCTTCATTAATTTTTCGATCTTTTGTCCAGTTTTAAAAATTCAATTGTCATTACAGTATAAACCCATAAAATTATACATAATGAAAATCACAGTAATTGGCGGTACCGGCCTTATCGGTAGTAAGCTTGTCAACAGTCTTAAAAATTTAGGTTATGAAGTCTTAGCTGCATCCCCAAATTCAGGAGTCAATACCATTACAGGAGAAGGTCTTGACCAGGCTTTAGAAAATGTGGACGTTGTGGTAGATGTTGCCAACTCCCCTTCTTTTGCAGATGATGATGTTATGAAGTTTTTTAAAACATCGGGAGCAAATTTAATTGCAGCAGAAAAAAATGCTGGAGTAAAGCACCACATTGCGTTATCAGTAGTAGGTACAGACCGTTTACAGGAAAGTGGTTATTTCAGAGCAAAACAGGTTCAGGAGGACCTTATTAAAGAATCTGGAATTCCTTACACGATTGTTCATTCTACTCAATTTTTTGAGTTTGTTGGTGGTATTGTTCATTCCAGTACGGTAGATCACAAAATATTGGTTTCTCCCGCACTTATCCAGCCTATTGCTTCAGATGATGTAGTGAAATCAATGACAGAAGTTACAATCAATCCACCTAAAAATAACACCATAGAAATCGGTGGTCCTGAAAAAATAAAACTGGATGATCTTGTAAGAAAATATACATCGGTTATGAAAAATCAGGACGAAGTGGTAACGAATCCGGAAGCAACTTATTTCGGAGCACCACTAAATGACAGTACATTGGTACCCAACAACGATGCAAAATTAGGAAGTATCCGTTATGACGAATGGATTTCTGATCCTGCAAATCAACGATAAGATCAGAAGTTTTTTATATTAAATTTATACGAACAAAGACCTTTTAATTTTTACGATCATGAATGAATTTTTAATCGCCATACACAGAGACATCATTAATAAAGATGCCACTCCCTCACCAGAACAAATGCAGTCTTCCATTCAACCTTTCCAGGATTGGCTGGGAAGTATTGCAGCCCAAAATAAACTTGTTTCTCCACCCAAAAGATGGGATCTTGACGGAAGAGTGGTAAAAAATGACACCGTTATTAACGGACCTTATGCTGAAATCAAAGAATCAATTGGGGGTATGTTTATCATTAGAGCTAATGATTATGATGAGGCTGTAGAAATAGCCAAAGGCTGCCCTATCCTTCAATGGGGAGCAAGTGTAGAAGTGAGAATGGCTATTCCACCGACACAATAAATTATCTTGTCTCGTAATGCAGGAGCATTCATTATTACCCAATTTATTCAGAACAGAGTACCGGAAGATTGTTTCTGTGCTCTGTTCTGTATTTGGTATTCATCACATTGAAATCGCAGAAGATATTGTCAGTGACACCTTTCTTACTGCTACTGAAACCTGGAGTATGAATGGCATTCCGGAAAATCCTACCGCCTGGCTTTACACGGTTGCCAAAAACAAAACCAAAAACTATCTTAAAAGAGACCATCTTTTTCAGCAAAAGATCTCAGATCAGATCAAGCATTCCGCTCCTGATCGTGAAGAGTTTGAAATCGATTTGTCTGATAAAAATATTGTTGACAGTCAGCTTGCAATGATGTTTACAATCATCCATCCCTCCATCTCAAAAGATTCTCAAATTTCGTTAGCCTTAAATCTGCTTTGTGGGTTCGGAATCCAGGAAATTGCTGATGCTTTTCTGGTAAGTAAAGAAGTGATCTACAAAAGATTGAAACGGGCTAAGGAAAAATTAAAACTTCAGGGAATAAAAATTGAGCAGCCATCGGTTGTACAGATTCATTCAGGTTTGGAAACAGTGCTTACCACCTTATACTTATTATTTTCAGAAGGCTACTATTCGACGTCACAAAATATAACTCTCAGAGAAGATCTTTGCATGGAAGCCATTAGGTTAACGCTATTGCTTCTTGAAAATAACCTCACAGATACACCTTCTACTCATGCATTATTATCTCTAATGTACTTTCATTCCTCAAGATTTAATGCCAGAATAAATGATAAGGGCGAAAGTATTTTATATGAAGAACAAAATGATTCCTTATGGGACCAGGAATTGATCAGTAAAGGAATCGAGCATCTGAATCAAAGTGCTTCCGGAAATTCTTTAACGAAATTTCATCTGGAAGCTGCTATCGCCTATTGGCATACAAAAAAACAGAATCATGATGAAAAATGGGAAAATATTCTCCAATTATACAATCAGCTTCTCCAAATTGAATATTCAACTTTTGCAGCTCTCAATCGCACCTTTGCTTTTTCAAAAGTGAGAGGAAAGGCAGCAGCAATTATTGAAGCCGAGAAGCTTAAACTTACCAACAATCCCTTTTACTACTCTCTTTTAGGATATCTATACAGCGATATTGACGATTTAAATGCAATAAATCATTTCGAATCTGCCATACAACTTTCAAATTCACAGTCCGTTATCAATATTCTCAGAAAGTATACTGATACGCTGAAAAGAAAATAAGAAACAGGCAGTTTAAAAACCACACTGGTCTTGTTCACTTTTATTCAACTTTATTAGTCTCTCTAGAGTTTTGGCTTTCAGTTAAAATTTCTGATACCAGATTTTTATATGTATTTAAAATAATATACATTTGCATTTATAATTAAATGAACATTCATTTAATTATAAAACAATAATAATAAAGCATATGCGAAACCGGGACCTTAACAAAGAAAATATGATCAGACAAAAAGCAATCGAAATTATTGTCAAAGATGGTTTGGATGGTTTTACGATCAGTAAATTGGCGAAAGCGTGCAATGTCTCTGTTGGCACTCCTTACGTATATTACAAAGACAAAGATGACCTCATCATTAAATTGGTAATTGAAGAAGGAAATAACATGGAAACCCTTATTAATGAAGGATTCGATCCTAATTCTTCATTCGAAGAAGGGCTTCGTGTACAATGGACGAACAGATACCATTATGCAATCAAAAACCCTTTGCTCCTCCCCTTCTTTGAGCAGATCAATAATTCTCATTACAGCCAGCAATTTGCTCAAATGTTCAATGAAAAACCGGGAATGTTTATGAGTGAATTCAAAAACAATCTTTTGAATTTTATTTCAAATACTGTACAACGTGGAGAGATTGACGAAACTTCATTTGAAATTTATTGGTCAATTGCTTTTGCTCCTTTGTATAATCTGCTACGCTTTCATCAGCAGGGAAAAAGCATCAGCGGATTGCCCTTTGTCCTTACCGATGAAATGGTGTGGACTACATTCAGCAAAGTTTGTAAGGCACTAAAAAAATAATTAAATCAAAAATACCAGAATAATGATACACTCATTCTTAATGATAGGTCAGTCTAATATGGCTGGTCGTGGATTCCTAAATGATGTTCCTCCTATCCATGATGAAAAAATAAAAATGTTGAGAAATGGAAGATGGCAAATCATGGCAGAGCCCATTAATTTTGACAGACCTACTTCAGGGATTAGCTTAGCCGCTTCTTTTGCATCATCCTGGAGATTGTTCCATAATCAGGAAGATGACATCGCTTTAATTCCATGTGCCGATGGTGGAACAAGCCTTGATGATTGGTCGGTAGATGGTCCTTTATTCCAAAATGCCGTTTTTCAGGCAAAAGCCGCACAGAAGATAAGTACCTTGAGTGGAATTCTTTGGCATCAGGGAGAAAATGACAGCTATGGTCAAAACTATAAATCTTATATAGAAAAACTAAGCCTGGTCATAAAAATCCTTAGAGATGAACTTAATGTTCCAGATATTCCTCTTATCGTCGGAGGATTAGGTGATTTTTTAAAGGATGGTGTCTATGGCGAATATTTTGTTGAGTATAATGAAGTCAATGAAGCATTAATGCAATTTGCAAAAGATCATGATCATTCCTACTTTGTAACTGCTAAAGGTTTAACTGCTAATTCTGACAACATTCATTTTGATGCTGTTTCTCTCAGAAAATTCGGCTTAAGGTATTTTAAGGCTTTTGAACAAAAGACCGATATTCTAGGAGCAGTAGCTGGTGAGGAGCAAATGATAAAAATGTAATATATTGGCTTTGAGAAATGTCTTTTATAAAAAGTCTGCTATGAAAAATATAAGTTCCGTTGTTTGTATTTTCCTGATCATCTTATCGCCCGCACAAGGCAACCGTTCAAAAGAATTTACAAAAATTCAGAATGAACTAACAGATCGATTAACAAAGATCAGTAAAACAACAAGTTTTAATGGATTTGGTGTCGCACTGGTTAACGACAAGGATATTCTCTACCAGAACGGATTTGGAATTGCCAATGTTGACACCCACCAGAAATATGATGAACACACTGTTCAAAATATTGCTTCTGTTTCAAAGACACTTATCGGAATTGCTCTTCTCAAGGCTCAGGAACTGGGGAAATTAACATTGGATGATCCTGTCAATCAATATCTTCCTTTCCATGTTACAAATCCTTACTATCCGGATATTCCAATTACCATCAGACAGCTGGCCACTCATACTTCTTCCCTTACTGACAATGATTCTTATTTAAAGAATACTATTGTTTTGAAAGATGACAGCAACCTCGACAGCGACTTAAAAATTGATATATCTCCTACAAAATTCAATCCTCCTACTGCTAAGGTTTCTATTGAAGAATTTTTAAAAAATGTCCTGGTGGAAAATGGCAAATGGTACTCAAAAGAAAATTTTACAGATAAAAAACCAGGAGCCGTTTTTAATTATTCCAATATCGGAGCAACCCTTGCAGCATTAGTTATTGAAAAAGCAACAGGAACAACGTATGCTGAGTTTACAACAAAATACATTTTAAAGCCTTTAAAAATGAACCATTCGGGATGGAGCTTCAATACCATAGATTTTTCCAAATACACCCGAACCTTTATCAATAAAACCACAGCCTATCCTTATTATTCATTGAATACTTATCCTGACGGTGGCTTACTTACAACCTCTGATGACATGAGTAAATACATATCTGAATTGATAAAGGGGTATTTCGGAAAAGGGACTATTCTTTCAAAAGAAAGTTTTAAAGAATATTTTACGCCACAACTTAAAGAAGAGAATTTCGTTGAAAGAAGCAATAGTGAATATAGTGATGAATATAATATGGGAATTACCATGGGCTTTGGTTCTACAGGTAATTTTGGGCATACAGGCGGGGATCCCGGAATGAATTCTGTCATCTGGTTTTTTAAAGATAAAAAAATGGGAAGGTTTCTGATCGTCAATACAGACTGGGATAATAAAGCTTCAGGAAAGGATCAAAAGGCAATTTATGATCTTCTGGACGAATATTTTATAAAACTGGACAAGCTTAGCAGGCTTTAGCAAAAAAAAGATTAAAAATAATTTGATCACTTATTTTCCTGATATCAAGAGTTTATATAAGACAATACAAACGGGCTTTTTCAGTCCGTTTTTTATTTTACAGATCGAATGGGTATTTTACTTATTTTTATCCTGTTATAATTATTATAATACATTAAAAAACAAAATCGATTACTATGAGCTTAAAAACTTTGACCACTAAAAGCGTTCAATACAACAACTGGGTAGTTAATAAATATATTGACTGGCTTTCCACCAAATCTGATGAACAACTAAATCAGGAAGTAATATCCAGCTTTCCAACGATCTTAAAAACACTGCATCATATCTGGCAGACTCAGGAATATTGGTGGAGCCATATCGGTGAAAATAATGATTTCGACTTTGAAAAAACATCCAATACAAACAGCAAAGAGGAAATTTTCAAGGCCATCAAAAACAATTCCCAGATGCTTGTAGATTATGTAGAAAGTCTTTCCGAAGAAGATTTAGCAAAAAATGTAAAGATCGAATCTCAGTGGTTCCAGTGTGATTTTTCAAAATACGAATACATTCAACATGCTATTATACACGGAACTTATCATAGAGGACAAATCGTAACCATGGGAAGAAATGTTGGAATTACCGATGCCCCTATGACCGATTATAATTTCTGGAACATTTATAAAGACCAACAATAAGCAATGCCATTCAATTTAAATAAAGCAGTAGAAATCCTTGAGCGTACCCCAAATGTTTTAACACTCATGTTAGACGGTCTGAGTGACGAATGGATTTATAATAATGAAGGTGAAGAAACCTGGAGCCCTTTCGATGTGATTGGTCATTTGATCCATGGAGAAAAAACGGATTGGCTCGTCCGGACAGAGCTTATTCTTTCAAATGAAGACAAAAAATTCCCGGAGTTTGACAGATTCGCACAGTTTGAAGAAAGCAAAGGAAAAACGCTATCTCAAATGTTACAGGAATTTCAGAATCTGAGAAAAAACAATTTGGCAGCTTTACAGGATAAAAAGATAACAATTGAAGATCTGAACAAAACAGGAGTTCATCCTACGTTCGGCAATGTCACCCTGAAGCATCACTTGTCTACATGGGTTGCTCATGATTTAGGGCATATTGCTCAAATTTCCAGGGTTATGGCCAAACAGTATAAAGAGGAAGTTGGTCCATGGAGAGCCTTCCTTCCTATTTTAGATCGATAGATCAGGGTTATTCCTTCACATGGAAGATCAATTGAGAAGTAACGTAAAACAATAAAATCTAAATCCTATAAGTCATGAAAATAATAAGATATTTACTAGTTTTTTTATGTATTT is a window from the Chryseobacterium sp. T16E-39 genome containing:
- a CDS encoding DinB family protein, whose amino-acid sequence is MSLKTLTTKSVQYNNWVVNKYIDWLSTKSDEQLNQEVISSFPTILKTLHHIWQTQEYWWSHIGENNDFDFEKTSNTNSKEEIFKAIKNNSQMLVDYVESLSEEDLAKNVKIESQWFQCDFSKYEYIQHAIIHGTYHRGQIVTMGRNVGITDAPMTDYNFWNIYKDQQ
- a CDS encoding DinB family protein, giving the protein MPFNLNKAVEILERTPNVLTLMLDGLSDEWIYNNEGEETWSPFDVIGHLIHGEKTDWLVRTELILSNEDKKFPEFDRFAQFEESKGKTLSQMLQEFQNLRKNNLAALQDKKITIEDLNKTGVHPTFGNVTLKHHLSTWVAHDLGHIAQISRVMAKQYKEEVGPWRAFLPILDR